A portion of the Geoalkalibacter ferrihydriticus DSM 17813 genome contains these proteins:
- a CDS encoding CsbD family protein: MNKEQMKGKWNQLKGEIKIQWGKLTDDDLDRIEGNRDKLVGKIQERYGKTKEEAEREVDKYNSTP; encoded by the coding sequence ATGAACAAAGAGCAAATGAAAGGCAAATGGAACCAGTTAAAGGGCGAAATTAAAATTCAATGGGGCAAACTGACGGATGATGATCTTGACCGCATTGAGGGAAATCGGGACAAACTGGTCGGCAAGATCCAAGAACGGTATGGCAAAACAAAAGAAGAGGCCGAGCGCGAAGTGGACAAGTATA